The following DNA comes from Spirulina major PCC 6313.
TGTAGCCCCAAATCAGGTCAATGCCGAGGGCGACGATCGCCAGGGACAAAAATCGTCCCAACAATTTAAGCTGAAAGGCGGACAACAGAGACGGCAACACCCCCATCATCACGATCGCTAACACAATCAAGGTGATGCCTTCAATGATGAAGCGTTGCCTTGCGATCGCTTGTTTCGGATTCCTTTGATTCACACCATTCACCGTCATAATTTTCTGTGCGGACGTTGTTCAAACGAGGACAAATTCAGAGGTTTAGCGACCAGAGGCCATGGCAACTCATGGGAAGGCAGCGAGCAAGGTCATAGCTCGGCGGTGCGTCCCTTTTGGGGAAAAATCCCCGCCGGTTTAATCTGTAAAAACCCAATAATCAAGGCAAACACCATCACTTTCGCCATACTCGATGAGGCGAAAAATTCAAAAAAGGCCACCACCGGCTGCATCGAATCCATGGGGCTGAGGAGCACAGCAAAGGTTCCAGACCCGATTAGATAGGTGACAATCCCAATCACCATCGCTGAGACAATCGAGCCGAAGAGATTCCCCACCCCGCCCACGACCACCACCATAAACGTATCAATGATGTAGTTTTGGCCGGTATTGGGGCCCACCGAGCCGAGGAGGGTAATCGCACAACCGGCAATCCCGGCCAAACCGGAGCCGATCGCAAAGGTCAGCGCATCCACTTTCGCGGTGGGAATGCCTAAACAGGCACTCATCTGACGGTTTTGGGTGACGGAGCGAATCCGCAACCCCCAATTAGAACCATTGAGGAAAAAATACACCCCTACGACACAGGCGATCGTCAAAACGATGATGAACATGCGCGCATAGGGCAATTGAATCGGGACAGCACTGCCTGTGTCAATTTGCAACCCGCCCCGCAGCCAAGCCGGAGCCGTTACATCTACGTTCCGGGCGCTGATCGTGGTGCGCACCAACTGCCGCAGGATCAAGCTCACCCCCCAGGTGGCTAAGAGGGTTTCGAGGGGTCGCCCGTAGAGAAAGCGGATCACGCCCCGTTCCAAGATCAGCCCGACGAGGGCCGCGACAAGAAAGGCGGCGGGAATGGCAGCGATCGTATAAACCTGTGCCCAGGGATCACCCAAAGCATTAAATAAATTTTGGACAAAAAAGGTCGTGTAAGCACCGAGCATCATTAACTCACCGTGGGCGAGGTTGATCACCCCCATCAAGCCAAAGACGATCGCCAATCCTAACGCCGAAATCAGCAACACCGAACCAATACTGATGCCATTAAATGCACCAATCAAAAGCTGGACAATAAAATCAACCATAAGGGCACAGTAAAACTAAAACTTGGCGTGAATGGACTCATTCACACCCTGAGCACAGATCAGGACTGAGGCTGGACAGTTCAACAGGCGATGATTGATCCCGATCGCTGTTGAGACAGGCAAACGATCAGGATAGTTATCATCTAGCGATCGCTAAGCTTCCACTTTGTACTTGCCACCTTTTTCCGGATCACTCCAGTCACAGGCAAAGCCCTTCGTTTCCGGTACATACTGGTTCCAGGGCTGGGGATCAACGGGGCCATCGGTTTCAAAGACAATATCAAACATCCCGTCTTCGTTGATTTCACCAATGCGCACCGTCTTAGAAAGGTGGTGGTTAGCGTTCATCGTTACCGGCCCTTCCGGCGCGTCGAAGGTTTGGCCGATGGCTGCTGCGCGCACGGCTTCCAGATCTGTCGTCCCCGCTTCTTCCACGGCTTGCTTCCAGAGGTACACCATGATGTAGGCGGCTTCCATTGGGTCATTGGTGACGCGATCGTCACCGTATTCCGCTTTGAAGTCAGCGACCCACTTTTCGTTTTCCGGAGTCTCCACGGTTTGGAAGTAGTTCCACGCCGCGTAATGACCGACAAGGAATTCCGGGCCAATTTGGCGCACTTCTTCTTCGGCAACACTGACGGACATGACGGGGTATTTATCCGGGGTTAAGCCCGCCCCTTGCATTTGTTTGAAAAATGCCACATTGCTGTCACCGTTGAGGGTGTTGAAAATCACGCCGCCATCAGGTAGGGCTTGTTGAATCTTGGTGATGATCGGGGTGACTTCGGTGTTGCCCAAGGGGAGGTAGTCTTCCCCGACAGTTTCGCCGCCGTTGGCTTTGAGTTGTTCTTTAATCACCGTGTTGGCGGTGCGGGGGAACACGTAGTCAGAGCCAACGAGGAAGAATTGTGTGCCTTTGTTTTCGAGGAGCCAATCCACAGCGGGTTCAATTTGCTGGTTAGGGGCAGCCCCGGTGTAGAAGATGTTTTTGGAGCATTCTTGGCCTTCGTATTGGACGGGATACCAAAGCATGTGGTCTTTGGATTCAAACACATCCAAGACGGCTTTACGGCTGGCGGAAGTCCAACAGCCAAAAACGACAGCAACTTCATCTTGGTCGATGAGTTTACCGGCTTTTTCCGCGAAGGTGGGCCAATCGGATTCACCGTCTTCGATCACGGCTTCGATTTGCTTACCGAGGACACCCCCGGCGGCGTTGATTTCTTTGATGGCGAGTTGCTCAGCATCAACGACGGTGGTTTCACTGATGGCCATCGTGCCACTCAGGGAGTGCAGAATCCCAACTTTAATCGTGTCGCCGCTGTCACCGCTATCGCTGCTAGCGGTTTCATCGCCACCCTCTTCTGTGGTGGTTTCAGTGTCTTCTGGCGGCGCACCGCAGGCTTTCAGCAGAATACTTGTGCCTAGGGCGGCGGTTCCGTAGAGCAGAAATTTCCGTCGCCCGATGTTTGGTTGTACCATGTTCCGTTCGTTGCCTCACGTTCTTTAAAAAATTAACAATCGCTTTTGCTCCCAGTGATCTTACAGCTTATGCAGCAAGGGGCGTTGAGCGATTAAACCAAGGAAGTATGTTAGATCCGTGCTTCTTTAGATTTTGTGCTCTGCAATACCGTTACCCAGCAGATGGGGCCTTAGACAGCGATCGCCCCACGCTCCAACAGAAAACCACACATTTTTTCAGGGCTGACTTAGCCTCTCAATGATGAGTAAAAATCAACAAATGTTTATTTTTGTATCTCAACACAATTGAGACTCAAAATACCATAAAGTCTTGTTAAATTACATTGCATATCATTCGTGAATTCTCACTAAATTACAGATTCTTTTAAGCCCTGTTTTGAAGTCTGGTCAGGGGAATCCATTACGCTGAAGGGGGATAGATGCATAGGAATTGAAGCGCTGGCATCTCAATTCCCCCCATTTATTATGTGCCGTATGGAGCAGGGATCATGACGAGTCTTACTTTTTCAGCCCAACAATATGATCTGAGTCAACTCAAACAACCAACGATTCATACCCTGCCCCAGATTCAATCCCATGGCATTCTCTTGGTGCTGAGTGAACCGGATTTAACGATTCTGCAAGTGAGTCGTAATACGCAGCGGCTGTTGGGCTTGACCCCGGAGGATCTCCTGGGACAATGCCTTGAAACGCTCCTAGATGTGGTGCAGATGGAGCAAATTCAAGCGGGCTTACGGTCTGTAACCCTTGACCCCATTAATCCGAGCAAAATCTGGATTCGTCGCCAAGGGGATGAGTATGGGGTGTTTGATGCGGTGTTTTATCGCACGGCGGATGGGGTGTTGGTGATGGAGTGTGAACCGGCGATCGCCCTGGAAAATATTCCCTTCCTCAGCTTCTATCACCTGGCGAAATCCTCGATCAATCGCATCACCACCACCACCAATCTCCACGATTTTTGTCACATCATTGTCCAGGAAGTCCGCAACCTCACAGACTTTGACCGGGTGATGCTCTATCGGTTTAACGAAGATAACCACGGTGAAGTGTTAGCCGAAGCGAAAATTGAAGAACTGGATTCCTATTTGGGGCTGCATTTCCCGGAATCGGACATTCCCGCCCCGGCCCGCCAACTGTTTCTCTCGAACTGGATTCGGGCCATTCCCGATGTCACGGCGGAACCCGTGCCCCTCTATCCCACCCTCCATCCCGAAACCCAGCAGCCGACGGATCTCACCCTTTCAATTCTCCGCAGTCCCTTTTCCTGCCACATTGAGTATCTGAAAAACATGGGGGTGGGGGCATCGTTGACGATTTCTCTGATTAAAGATGATCGGCTGTGGGGCTTGATTGCCTGTCACCATCGCACCCCGAAACAGATTTCCTATGAACTGCGCAAGGCCTGTGAATTTTTAGGGCGGGTGATTTTTGCAGAACTGTCTACCCGTGAGGAGGAGGCGGATTATCGCTACCGGATTAAGCTGGCGAGGGTGCAGGCGGATCTGATTGAGGCGATGTCTGATGCCGATGATTTTATTGCGGGTTTGGTGAAAACGCCGACGCTGCTGCTGGATTTGGTGAAGGCGACGGGGGCGGCGATTTATTTTAATAATCAATGGACGCTGGTGGGGCAAACTCCGGCCCGGGAAGATTTGGAGGGGTTGGGGCAATGGTTGACGAAAGCGATCGCGGATGATGTGTTGGTCACTGATTCGTTGCCGTCGATCTATTTTGACGCGGAACGGTTTAAGGGTTTAGCCAGTGGCTTGTTGGCGATTCCGTTGGCCCAACGCAGTTTTGTCATGTGGTTCCGCCCAGAAGTGCTGCAAACGGTGAATTGGGGGGGAAACCCTCAGCAGGCGTACCATGTGGAGGAACATGAAGGCGAGGTGAAACTCTGTCCGCGTCAATCCTTTGAGTTGTGGAAAGAGACGGTGAAGCTGACGGCGTTGCCCTGGCAGCAAGATGAGGTGCGGGCGGTGCTGGAATTGCGCAAGGCGATCGTCAATAATGTGCTGCGCCAAGCGGAAGAGTTAGCCCTGTTGGCGCAGGATTTGGAACGGTCGAATGCGGAACTGAAAAAGTTTGCCTATGTGGCCTCCCATGATTTGCAAGAGCCGCTCAATCAGGTGGCGAACTATGTGCAGTTGTTGGAAATGCGCTATGACGAGGTGCTTGACCAAGATGCTAAGGATTTTATTAATTTTGCGGTGAATGGGGTGAGCTTGATGCAAACCTTGATTGATGATGTGTTGGCCTATTCCAAGGTGGATTCGCGGGGGATTGAGTGCGAGTCGGTGGAGGTGCAGGATGCCATTGAGCGGGCGATCGCCAATGTCCGGAGCCGGATCGGGGCCACCCATGCCGAAATCACCTGGGATGATATGCCGGTGGTGATGGCGGACCCCACGCAACTGATGCAACTCTTTCAAAATCTGATCAGTAATGGGATTAAGTTCCGTTCACCGGATACAGTGCCGCAGATTCATGTGGGGGTAGAACGCCAGGAAGATGTGTGGCTATTCACGGTGCAGGATAACGGCATTGGCCTCGATGTGCAGTTTGCCGATCGCATCTTTGTGATTTTCCAACGCCTGCACACCCGTGATGAATACGATGGCTCTGGGATTGGCTTGGCAATCTGTAAAAAGATTGTTGAAGGCCATCGGGGCCAAATTTGGGTAGAGTCTGAGCTTGGAAAAGGCACTACATTTTATTTCACTCTGCCTGTGGAGGATCGCGATCGTCACCATGTCAACCGACGCAAAACGCAAAACTATTTTGTTAGTGGACGATAATCTTGGCGATATTCGCCTGATTCAAGAGGCGCTCAAAACGAGTACCCTTGACCTTGACATTGTCATTGCCCGCGATGGGGTCGAAGCGATCGCCCAGTTACGTGGCCTCGACGATTACCCCATCGTACACCCGGACTTGATCTTGCTAGATCTCAACTTGCCCCGAAAAGACGGGCGGGAGGTTCTGGCTGAGATTAAAACTGATCCTGCCTTAAAACGCATTCCCGTTGTTGTACTGACGACATCACGCCATGAAGATGACATCATCAATAGCTATGATCTCCATGTCAACTGCTATATTTCCAAATCACGTAATTTGAGCCAATTGTTCAAAATTGTGCGGGGGATTGAAGAATTTTGGTTAGAAACTACGACCTTACCCCCCAACATTCACTAAAGACGGGCCACGGTACAATTCTGCTGATTGAAGACAGTTTGGCCGATGCTCGCCTCCTCCAAGAAGTGTTGCGGGGCAGTCCTTTATCCAACAGTCGTTTTCTCCATGTGCAACGCCTCCAAGCGGCCACGACGCTCCTAGACCAGGCAGAACAAGAAGCGATCGCCGTCGTGCTCTTAGATCTCACCCTTCCGGATAGCTACGGCCTCGCCTCCTTGGATACGATCACTCACCATGCACCCCAGTTGCCGATTGTGGTGTTGACCAACACCAACGATGATCAACTGGCGCTGCAAGCGGTGCGCCACGGAGCTCAGGACTATCTGATCAAACGGCAGATTAACGCGGAAATGTTGAGCCGGGCGGTTCATTATGCGATCGAGCGCAAGCAAGCCGCCGAAGCCCTCCGGATCGCCAAAGAAACCCTAGAATTGCGGGTCAGCCAACGCACGGCCGAATTGAAAGCCGCCAATGAATCCCTCCAGCAGGAAGTGGCAGGGCGGCAGCACATTCAAGAGCGGCTCACCTTGGCGCAACAGGTGGGCAAAATCGGCACGTTTGAATGGATTTTAGAGACAGATCAGGTGTTATGGACGGCGGAATTAGAGGCTCTGTATGGGGTCCAGCCGGGGGAGTTTGGCGATCGCCACCACACCTGGCTCCAACGCATCTACCCTGAAGATCGCCCCCGTCTTCAACAGGCGATCGACAACACCCGCCAGCGTCATATTGGCCTCAATCTCGAATTTCGGATTCACTGGCCGGACAATACACTCCATTGGATCGCCGTCACCAGCACCGTTTTTCCGGCCGGTGACGGCAAACCCCAACGCCTGATCGGTCTCCATATGGACATCACCGAAAAAAAGCAACTCGAAGCCCAGTTTCTCCGGGCCCAACGCCTCGAAAGCTTAGGCACCTTAGCCAGCGGCATTGCCCACGACCTCAACAATATCCTCACCCCGATCCTCTCCGTTGCTCAACTGCTGCCCCTCAAACTGCCCAATCTCGATGCCCAAAATCTCAATCTTTTGAATATTCTGGAAACTAGTGCTCGCCGGGGGAGTGAGTTGATCAAGCAAATTTTGTCCTTTGCGCGGGGCATGGAAGACAAGCGGATTTGTCTGCAAGTGGGCCATCTGCTCACGGATATTCAGCAGATGATTCGCCAAACCCTGCCTAAATCCATTGAAATTACGATGGATCTGGAGCGAGATTTATGGATGGTGAATGGGAATTTAACCCAGTTGCATCAGGTGTTGATGAATCTCTGTGTGAATGCCCGCGATGCGATGCCGTTGGGGGGCACGCTGCAAATGACGGCGATGAATTGGATCGTGGATGAGGGGTTAGCGCGGCAGCATTTTGATGCGATCGCAGGCCCCCATGTGCAAATCACCATTGCCGACACCGGCATGGGGATTGCCCCCGAACTTCTGCCGCGTATTTTTGATCCCTTCTTCACCACCAAAGAAATCGGCAAGGGTACAGGCCTTGGTCTTTCGGCGGTCTTGGGCATCATTAAAAGTCACGGGGGATTTATTGATGTCCACAGTGCCGCCCAAGGGGGCAGTACCTTTATTGTCTATCTCCCGGCCCATATTGCCCTTTCTGAGCAGTCGGAAGCGGCGGGCGTAGTGCCTGTGGGTAACCAGGAGTTAATTTTGGTGGTGGATGATGAAGAGGTGGTCTGTGATGTGATCAAAACGACCCTCGAAACCTATCACTATCGCGTCCTCACCGCCAACCATGGCCTCGCGGCGATCTCCCTGTATTCTGAGCATCACCGCAGCATCCAGGCGGTGGTGATGGACATCATGATGCCGATTATGGATGGGCCCGCGACGCTGCCTCTGTTGCAGCGGATTAACCCGGAGGTGATTGCGATCGCCACCAGTGGACTCAACTCCAACGAAGCCGCCCAAACTGCCAAACAACTAGGGTTTAAAGCCTTCCTCCCCAAACCGATCAACATCAACAATCTGCTCAACACCCTCCACAGTTGCCTCGTCCCCCGCCACGATCCTTAACGGATCGGATCATGCACCGTGACCAACTTCGTCCCATCGGGAAAGGTCGCTTCCACTTGCACCTCCGGAATCATTTCCGCAATCCCCTCCATCACATCAGCACGGGTGAGGATGGTCGTGCCTGCGGTCATCAGTTCTGCCACGCTGCGCCCTTCGCGGGCCCCTTCGAGGATCGCCGCCGTCAGATAGGCCACCGCTTCGGGGTAATTGAGCTTTAATCCCTTCGCTTTGCGCCGCTCAGCCAGGAGGGCCGCGGTGAAAATCAATAATTTATCTTTTTCCTGGGGGGTGAGTTGCATAGGGGCGTTCTCGATAACTGGAATTCAACGGGTGGGTGGGAGGCCTGTTGCTTAATCATCAGCGGGGCGCGTCAGAATTTCAACCCCCGTTTCGAGGATTGCGATCGTATGTTCAAACTGCGCCGAGAGTTTGCGATCCTTCGTGAGTGCCGTCCAACCATCGGCCTGTACCTGGGCTTCCCATGTCCCTTCATTAATCATCGGCTCAATGGTGAACACCATGCCGGGGCGGAGTTTTTTCCCTTTGCCCCGCGTGCCATAGTGGGGAATTTGCGGGGCGGTATGAAAGACCCGGTTCACGCCATGGCCGACAAAATCCCGCACCACGGAAAATCCATGGGCTTCGGCATGTTCTTGAATGGCCGCGCCAATATCTCCCACTCGTCCACCGGGCTGCACGGCTTCAATCCCGCGTTGCAAGCATTCTGCGGTTACTTCAACGAGTTGTTTGGCAAGGGGGGACGGTTCACCCACAAAGAAGGTGCGGGAGGTGTCTCCGTAGTAGCCGTCGAGGATCGGGGTGACATCAATATTGATGATGTCGCCATCTTTGAGAATTTCAGTGACGCTGGGAATGCCGTGGCAGATTACCTCGTTGATGCTGGTACAAATGGATTTCGGAAAGCCGTGATATCCCAGGGGGGCGCTGATGGCTCCATGGGCTTGGGTCCAGCGTTCCGCTTCATCATTTAGTTCAAGGGTGCTGATGCCGGGTTTGACCATCGGGGCGAGGTGGTCTAGGAGTTGGGCAGCCAGTTTGCCGGCTTCCCGCATTTTGGCAATTTCACGTTTTGAGAGTAAAACGATGCGATCGTTTCCCATAGACTCGTTTGAGCGGATTGCTAAAAGTGTTTCGTTCTTTATCGTGACAGATTGTGGAAATTCTGGGGACTGAATCTACTGCATGGGGTTTAGAGGTGTAAGTCCAGATGAACAATGTAACACCCTAACATCAAGTTACCCGACCAGAGTTCATATTCAATTTGGATGCGATCGGGCAAGGGATAGCCGGAGACAACGAGCCGCCGGGTGAAATTTCGTAACCGGATCGCGCTGTGTAGGTGGTCGGTTTCATCGTGGAGCCAGTACCGGGAGGTTCCGTAGACTCCGTTGGCCCAATGGTGACGATAGCCCAGTTGACTCCGCCCCTGGAGGGTCATTAACACCCGTTGGGAGGAAAATTCAAACCAGAGGAGTCCGGCTTTTTGGGGGTCTGGGGCTGCGGTGAAGTCTTCGCCGGTGCGGGGAAAGACGGGGTGCTTGAGGAGAAGATGAAAACAATCGCGGTCTTTTTGATAGAGCGTTGCATAGGTGTCAAACGCTGACCAGAGGGGGAGATTGGTCGCCACGAAAGACAGCGAGACTGGACAGCGGTAGTGGGTCAACATAGAGGCAGGATCGTCAAGGGTGCGGCTTTCCTTCACGATACCTTGCATTTTGAGGCATCAATGACTTCGCAACGGAGGTGTTACAGGTCTTTGGGCAAATTAACAGAAAATCACTTGCGTTTTTTTGTTCAATCCCATACAATGAGTAACTGTCGCTGAAATTTCAATCCTCAGTAGCTCAGTGGTAGAGCGGTCGGCTGTTAACCGATTGGTCGTAGGTTCGAATCCTACCTGGGGAGTTTAACCGTTTCAATATTAATCATTCCGATTGTGCTCGGTTTGCTGGGCTATATCGGGTCTGCATCCTGTTGGTGCGAATTATTCTGGGGTAGGGGCTGGAGTGCGATCGCCCCCCTCGCAGTCTGATCGTCCATTCAGTCTTAATCTTGGGTGAGCACTTGCCAGTAGGCCTGGGCGATTTTGCTGGGGGTGTAGTGTTGGTCGAGGTAGTCCCGCCCGGATTGACCGAGGGTTTTGACGAGTTTAGGGCTTTGGGAGAGTGTCCGAATATAGTGGGCGAGTCCGGCGGCATCGCCACTTTCAAAGGCTTGGCCGCAGTGGGCTTCGTGGAGGATTTTGCGGAGGTAGGAGTGGGATTCGCAGATGGCGGCGACGGGGCGACCGGCGGCGAGAATGCCATAGAGTTTGCTGGGGGCAACGAGGCCTTCGAGACCGGGGCTGATGCTGACGAGGGAGAGGTCGCAGGCAGTGAGGGAATAGGGGAGGATTTCTTTGTCTTGGTAGGGGAGGAAGCGGCAGCGGGTCAGTTGCGATCGCGCCACTCGTTCCACACAGGCCCGCAGTTGTGCGCCTCGTCCAATGAACAGGAATTGAATCGGTTCATCGCGCAGTAACTCCGCCGCCCGTAAAATCGTGTCGAGGTCGTGGCAGCGTCCGAGGTTGCCGGAATATTGCACCGTGAAGGTGTTCACACAG
Coding sequences within:
- the urtA gene encoding urea ABC transporter substrate-binding protein gives rise to the protein MVQPNIGRRKFLLYGTAALGTSILLKACGAPPEDTETTTEEGGDETASSDSGDSGDTIKVGILHSLSGTMAISETTVVDAEQLAIKEINAAGGVLGKQIEAVIEDGESDWPTFAEKAGKLIDQDEVAVVFGCWTSASRKAVLDVFESKDHMLWYPVQYEGQECSKNIFYTGAAPNQQIEPAVDWLLENKGTQFFLVGSDYVFPRTANTVIKEQLKANGGETVGEDYLPLGNTEVTPIITKIQQALPDGGVIFNTLNGDSNVAFFKQMQGAGLTPDKYPVMSVSVAEEEVRQIGPEFLVGHYAAWNYFQTVETPENEKWVADFKAEYGDDRVTNDPMEAAYIMVYLWKQAVEEAGTTDLEAVRAAAIGQTFDAPEGPVTMNANHHLSKTVRIGEINEDGMFDIVFETDGPVDPQPWNQYVPETKGFACDWSDPEKGGKYKVEA
- the urtB gene encoding urea ABC transporter permease subunit UrtB, translating into MVQLLIGAFNGISIGSVLLISALGLAIVFGLMGVINLAHGELMMLGAYTTFFVQNLFNALGDPWAQVYTIAAIPAAFLVAALVGLILERGVIRFLYGRPLETLLATWGVSLILRQLVRTTISARNVDVTAPAWLRGGLQIDTGSAVPIQLPYARMFIIVLTIACVVGVYFFLNGSNWGLRIRSVTQNRQMSACLGIPTAKVDALTFAIGSGLAGIAGCAITLLGSVGPNTGQNYIIDTFMVVVVGGVGNLFGSIVSAMVIGIVTYLIGSGTFAVLLSPMDSMQPVVAFFEFFASSSMAKVMVFALIIGFLQIKPAGIFPQKGRTAEL
- a CDS encoding hybrid sensor histidine kinase/response regulator, translated to MVRNYDLTPQHSLKTGHGTILLIEDSLADARLLQEVLRGSPLSNSRFLHVQRLQAATTLLDQAEQEAIAVVLLDLTLPDSYGLASLDTITHHAPQLPIVVLTNTNDDQLALQAVRHGAQDYLIKRQINAEMLSRAVHYAIERKQAAEALRIAKETLELRVSQRTAELKAANESLQQEVAGRQHIQERLTLAQQVGKIGTFEWILETDQVLWTAELEALYGVQPGEFGDRHHTWLQRIYPEDRPRLQQAIDNTRQRHIGLNLEFRIHWPDNTLHWIAVTSTVFPAGDGKPQRLIGLHMDITEKKQLEAQFLRAQRLESLGTLASGIAHDLNNILTPILSVAQLLPLKLPNLDAQNLNLLNILETSARRGSELIKQILSFARGMEDKRICLQVGHLLTDIQQMIRQTLPKSIEITMDLERDLWMVNGNLTQLHQVLMNLCVNARDAMPLGGTLQMTAMNWIVDEGLARQHFDAIAGPHVQITIADTGMGIAPELLPRIFDPFFTTKEIGKGTGLGLSAVLGIIKSHGGFIDVHSAAQGGSTFIVYLPAHIALSEQSEAAGVVPVGNQELILVVDDEEVVCDVIKTTLETYHYRVLTANHGLAAISLYSEHHRSIQAVVMDIMMPIMDGPATLPLLQRINPEVIAIATSGLNSNEAAQTAKQLGFKAFLPKPININNLLNTLHSCLVPRHDP
- a CDS encoding response regulator; protein product: MSTDAKRKTILLVDDNLGDIRLIQEALKTSTLDLDIVIARDGVEAIAQLRGLDDYPIVHPDLILLDLNLPRKDGREVLAEIKTDPALKRIPVVVLTTSRHEDDIINSYDLHVNCYISKSRNLSQLFKIVRGIEEFWLETTTLPPNIH
- a CDS encoding ATP-binding protein: MTSLTFSAQQYDLSQLKQPTIHTLPQIQSHGILLVLSEPDLTILQVSRNTQRLLGLTPEDLLGQCLETLLDVVQMEQIQAGLRSVTLDPINPSKIWIRRQGDEYGVFDAVFYRTADGVLVMECEPAIALENIPFLSFYHLAKSSINRITTTTNLHDFCHIIVQEVRNLTDFDRVMLYRFNEDNHGEVLAEAKIEELDSYLGLHFPESDIPAPARQLFLSNWIRAIPDVTAEPVPLYPTLHPETQQPTDLTLSILRSPFSCHIEYLKNMGVGASLTISLIKDDRLWGLIACHHRTPKQISYELRKACEFLGRVIFAELSTREEEADYRYRIKLARVQADLIEAMSDADDFIAGLVKTPTLLLDLVKATGAAIYFNNQWTLVGQTPAREDLEGLGQWLTKAIADDVLVTDSLPSIYFDAERFKGLASGLLAIPLAQRSFVMWFRPEVLQTVNWGGNPQQAYHVEEHEGEVKLCPRQSFELWKETVKLTALPWQQDEVRAVLELRKAIVNNVLRQAEELALLAQDLERSNAELKKFAYVASHDLQEPLNQVANYVQLLEMRYDEVLDQDAKDFINFAVNGVSLMQTLIDDVLAYSKVDSRGIECESVEVQDAIERAIANVRSRIGATHAEITWDDMPVVMADPTQLMQLFQNLISNGIKFRSPDTVPQIHVGVERQEDVWLFTVQDNGIGLDVQFADRIFVIFQRLHTRDEYDGSGIGLAICKKIVEGHRGQIWVESELGKGTTFYFTLPVEDRDRHHVNRRKTQNYFVSGR
- the map gene encoding type I methionyl aminopeptidase; this encodes MGNDRIVLLSKREIAKMREAGKLAAQLLDHLAPMVKPGISTLELNDEAERWTQAHGAISAPLGYHGFPKSICTSINEVICHGIPSVTEILKDGDIINIDVTPILDGYYGDTSRTFFVGEPSPLAKQLVEVTAECLQRGIEAVQPGGRVGDIGAAIQEHAEAHGFSVVRDFVGHGVNRVFHTAPQIPHYGTRGKGKKLRPGMVFTIEPMINEGTWEAQVQADGWTALTKDRKLSAQFEHTIAILETGVEILTRPADD
- the ureA gene encoding urease subunit gamma, whose amino-acid sequence is MQLTPQEKDKLLIFTAALLAERRKAKGLKLNYPEAVAYLTAAILEGAREGRSVAELMTAGTTILTRADVMEGIAEMIPEVQVEATFPDGTKLVTVHDPIR